A window from Branchiostoma lanceolatum isolate klBraLanc5 chromosome 9, klBraLanc5.hap2, whole genome shotgun sequence encodes these proteins:
- the LOC136442018 gene encoding zinc finger protein 514-like, translating into MAARTISHLNQGDEGSGLNSPRAHQCIECSKKLRYQSELKRHIRTHTGEKPHRSEECNKLFSRLGNLKTHVLTHTGEKPYKCEACSRHFSELASLTRHIRTHTSEKPYRCNECNKHFSQLINLKTHIRTHTGEKPHWCDECSMQFSY; encoded by the coding sequence ATGGCAGCCAGAACAATATCCCATCTGAATCAAGGAGATGAAGGGAGTGGACTGAATTCTCCGCGTGCCCACCAGTGTATCGAGTGCAGCAAGAAGCTTCGTTACCAGAGTGAACTAAAGAGACACATAAGGACTCACACCGGCGAGAAACCTCACAGATCTGAGGAGTGCAATAAGCTGTTCAGCAGGCTGGGCAATCTGAAGACCCACGTGctaactcacactggtgaaaaaccgtacaaATGCGAGGCGTGCAGCCGGCATTTCAGTGAGCTTGCATCTCTGACAAGGCACATTAGAACTCACACcagtgagaaaccgtacagatgtAATGAGTGCAACAAGCATTTTAGTCAGCTCATTAATCTTAAGACACACATCcggactcacaccggtgagaaaccgcaCTGGTGTGATGAGTGCAGCATGCAGTTCAGTTACTAG